The Bacteroidia bacterium genome contains a region encoding:
- a CDS encoding T9SS type A sorting domain-containing protein, with the protein MKRIRLLLAISFLLLSFSANAQTFYKDSTVWYVFRYQPSISPGSSYFPSFYKEEIKLDSISALNEYYSVVRRPFTTTSHIEDSLTYQLRVSDSVIYFNGDIYVDFDSIQAFKNLKIFDFKLEKDDTIEIAIPGWWKCNYLIDSITFDPTGMPLSSKRYFFPQGRINSGPCNSSMSFSNQRISMSSIGFDTGLLPFRISGIGPAEELNLISACHKSELLYGDSVTYFYHGFTAFCDEDSVAALAERIVRDDIEETVVKKITVFPNPVSEKIHVKNLSQAQYEIFNVLGKRVRAGNYENEINVAELKPGIFVLKITRDGTDYFGRFIKQ; encoded by the coding sequence ATGAAACGCATAAGATTATTATTAGCCATTAGTTTTTTGCTGCTCTCTTTTTCTGCCAATGCTCAAACCTTCTATAAGGATAGCACCGTTTGGTATGTATTCAGGTATCAACCAAGTATTTCACCGGGTAGCAGCTATTTTCCTTCATTTTATAAAGAAGAAATCAAGCTCGATTCCATCTCGGCCCTAAATGAATATTATAGCGTTGTCAGGAGGCCATTTACAACTACCTCACATATAGAAGATTCTCTTACTTATCAATTAAGAGTGAGTGATTCGGTAATATATTTTAACGGGGATATATACGTAGACTTTGATTCAATACAAGCTTTTAAAAACCTGAAAATATTCGATTTCAAGCTTGAGAAAGATGATACAATAGAAATTGCCATTCCCGGTTGGTGGAAGTGCAATTATCTTATAGATAGCATTACGTTTGATCCCACTGGAATGCCACTATCGTCTAAAAGATATTTTTTTCCCCAGGGTAGGATTAATTCCGGGCCATGTAATTCTTCCATGTCTTTCAGCAATCAAAGAATTTCGATGAGCAGCATAGGCTTTGATACCGGCCTGCTACCATTCCGTATTAGTGGTATAGGTCCTGCTGAAGAGCTTAATCTTATTTCCGCCTGTCACAAAAGTGAATTGCTCTATGGTGATTCCGTAACTTATTTCTACCACGGTTTTACTGCTTTTTGTGATGAAGATTCCGTTGCGGCTCTGGCGGAGCGGATAGTTCGTGACGATATTGAGGAAACCGTAGTAAAAAAAATTACTGTTTTCCCCAATCCTGTTTCAGAAAAAATCCATGTCAAAAACCTTTCACAAGCCCAGTACGAAATATTTAATGTTTTAGGAAAAAGGGTAAGGGCCGGTAATTATGAAAATGAGATTAACGTTGCGGAATTAAAGCCCGGAATATTTGTGTTAAAAATTACACGGGACGGCACTGATTATTTCGGCAGGTTCATTAAACAATAA
- a CDS encoding DUF2442 domain-containing protein — protein MNILIIKKSANDAGLSFTAHKMIIELEDGRELSVPLEWFPKLRNASAEELNNWRFIGGGEGIHWQALDDDISVGNLLE, from the coding sequence ATGAATATTTTAATCATTAAGAAATCGGCCAATGACGCAGGACTTAGCTTCACAGCGCATAAAATGATTATTGAGCTTGAGGACGGGCGCGAACTATCCGTGCCGCTGGAATGGTTTCCAAAGCTTCGCAATGCTTCTGCCGAGGAGCTGAATAATTGGCGTTTTATTGGAGGAGGGGAAGGAATTCACTGGCAGGCCTTGGATGACGATATCTCTGTCGGTAATCTACTGGAGTAG
- the fmt gene encoding methionyl-tRNA formyltransferase: MRIVFVGTPDFAVPALEVLLRHRYPVVGVVTAPDRPAGRGLALQESAVKKFASAHELNILQPTNLKSPEFLKELRALNADLQIVIAFRMMPEAMWAMPRLGTFNLHASLLPDYRGAAPINWAIINGEKETGLTTFFLKHEIDTGDILFRERLEIGPEETAGELHDRLMTKGADLVLKTVQAIEGDTLKPTPQHYTGNEKKAPKIFKEDCRIDWGRPLEEVHNFIRGLSPYPTAWTHLEGKMFKIFIARKELADHDLKPGTIATDDKQYLKAAVKGGFINIIEVQLAGKKRMDIGGFLRGYTDRFTRFQ; this comes from the coding sequence ATGCGCATTGTATTCGTTGGTACTCCTGATTTTGCCGTTCCTGCCCTTGAAGTGTTGCTGCGGCACCGCTACCCGGTTGTGGGCGTTGTTACTGCGCCCGACCGCCCCGCTGGTCGCGGCCTGGCTTTGCAGGAATCAGCGGTAAAGAAATTTGCCAGCGCCCACGAGTTGAATATCCTACAGCCCACCAACCTCAAAAGCCCGGAATTTCTGAAAGAACTGCGCGCTTTAAATGCCGACCTTCAAATTGTGATCGCATTTAGGATGATGCCGGAAGCCATGTGGGCCATGCCCCGGCTGGGAACGTTTAACCTGCACGCTTCCCTGCTGCCCGATTATCGTGGGGCAGCGCCAATTAATTGGGCAATTATTAACGGGGAAAAAGAAACCGGCCTTACCACCTTTTTTCTGAAACATGAAATTGACACGGGCGATATCCTCTTCCGCGAGCGACTGGAAATAGGCCCCGAAGAAACGGCTGGCGAACTTCACGACCGCCTCATGACGAAAGGCGCTGACCTGGTGCTGAAAACGGTGCAGGCAATTGAAGGTGATACATTGAAACCCACGCCCCAGCATTACACGGGAAATGAGAAGAAAGCACCCAAAATTTTCAAAGAAGATTGCCGTATAGATTGGGGCAGGCCGCTGGAGGAGGTCCATAATTTTATCCGTGGGCTTAGCCCGTACCCCACCGCCTGGACGCATCTGGAAGGTAAGATGTTTAAGATTTTTATTGCCAGAAAGGAATTGGCAGACCATGATCTTAAACCTGGGACAATCGCTACGGATGACAAGCAATATTTAAAAGCGGCAGTAAAAGGTGGTTTTATTAATATAATTGAAGTGCAGTTAGCGGGAAAGAAAAGAATGGACATTGGAGGTTTTTTAAGAGGATATACTGACCGGTTCACGAGATTTCAATGA
- a CDS encoding T9SS type A sorting domain-containing protein, translating into MNPIYKLFLLFLFIAASMQASAATILSSELRWKSLGNDSFEITAIIFTDCNGTALGDTIEVKLQGTDVAHAFTDTVSLYKIFSADVTGQCTSVQNRCQLDTSTFAYGIEKHIYKDTIDLSSRSGCSFRVSFSECCRSGDSYTSGPLYTFCDINSCDTFINSSPVLENDPEFLIVSGQCYIYNFQGTDADGDSLVYSLVPSLQDSVSPLVYNSLYSYDWPLNTGIPFPGPPSLQLCRGLYLWPESGDLMFRPMQQQSTWFATEVTEYRNGIKIGSTRREWQQIVINSPGGNETPRFSGTSSARVCEGDTLNFDFLITDRDSADTVRVLHSGLMPGASITYTGSGDSVYGHLEWIPKNTAPGRYNIRIIAKDNACPVNNLFFGDLHINLDSMPAVTYSARALGCGQVELDAPVLPNMDYTWGVDTFTLEGENHTHKFDSGGWEPFYLEAEHHSCSAIFSDSVFIPHYQKVTVSVGPDTAVCWNGWAFLVPTVLTGNGGYEYLWLPDSLTSEIYQGKITTLKSITLEVTDSVGCKGSDQLMVYTLAPPALTLSPLETCSVSDTIDLAPFASPAGGNWVGPGVSNNMLELAHATFGDWFYYSYSDTNGCSSTDSVRLAKAPDPVVSAGQDFYVCENSGMVMLGGSPVQGVWSGPGVIRSGVQWNFSPAQAGVGISELVYTVTDSLSCMASDTIRVTVHQPTSITVQADFSRCLNEDTVKLTGQPSGGAWTGKAVNSGIFYPQFAGAGIHPLRYVFSDSNGCVSRDTLWATVHAVPQVNAGNGLSACKDGWPVPLSPQPAGGTWSGSSVVSGNFYPSLSGLGSFYLTYSFTNAAGCSSSDSLLATVHDLPEVNALADTAICINEPPLALAGQPAGGTWTGPGIVGNWFMPSNAGTGKHQIIYSYTGLCANSDTSEIEVLPRPQIMATVTPVSTYSMQFNLTSSDSLAGIHWDFGDGHDTVQRNPLHTYPTGQGNYLVVARGTGANGCWNTDTLQVIIDPLSTNEMPWMRNVQVFPNPVSGTLTAIPQNGTLLHTVELQNAIGKKVLQLELINDHFTGNVSELAPGIYFLEIFNSNKERAVVKVVVQ; encoded by the coding sequence AAAAGCATATTTATAAAGATACCATTGATCTTTCTTCCCGGAGCGGTTGCAGCTTCAGGGTAAGTTTTAGTGAATGTTGCAGAAGTGGTGACTCGTATACTAGCGGTCCTCTTTATACTTTTTGTGATATAAATTCCTGCGATACATTTATTAATAGTTCCCCGGTATTAGAAAATGATCCGGAGTTTTTAATAGTATCCGGCCAATGTTATATTTATAATTTCCAGGGTACTGATGCCGATGGTGATTCACTGGTATATTCTCTTGTGCCGTCCTTACAGGATTCTGTTTCCCCCCTTGTCTATAACAGTCTCTACAGTTATGATTGGCCCTTAAATACAGGGATACCGTTTCCTGGCCCGCCCTCTCTACAACTTTGCCGGGGCTTATATCTATGGCCCGAATCAGGAGATCTCATGTTCAGACCTATGCAACAGCAATCCACCTGGTTTGCCACGGAAGTAACTGAATACCGGAATGGGATAAAAATTGGGAGTACCAGGCGCGAGTGGCAACAAATTGTAATAAATTCTCCTGGTGGTAACGAGACTCCGAGATTTTCCGGAACATCATCTGCCCGAGTATGCGAAGGAGATACACTGAACTTTGATTTTCTTATAACCGACAGAGATTCAGCCGATACCGTACGCGTGTTGCATTCGGGTCTGATGCCGGGAGCATCTATCACCTACACCGGTTCAGGCGATTCTGTCTATGGACATTTGGAGTGGATTCCCAAAAACACCGCACCCGGAAGATACAATATCAGAATCATTGCAAAAGATAATGCATGCCCCGTCAATAATTTGTTCTTTGGCGACTTGCATATTAATCTGGATTCCATGCCGGCCGTAACCTATTCGGCCCGGGCACTCGGATGTGGCCAGGTAGAGCTCGATGCCCCCGTTTTGCCCAATATGGATTACACTTGGGGAGTTGATACCTTTACTTTAGAGGGGGAAAATCATACACATAAATTTGATTCGGGAGGATGGGAGCCATTTTATCTGGAAGCGGAGCATCATTCATGTTCCGCCATTTTCTCCGATAGCGTATTTATTCCTCACTATCAGAAAGTTACGGTCTCAGTGGGGCCTGATACGGCTGTATGCTGGAATGGCTGGGCATTCCTCGTGCCTACTGTACTCACAGGAAATGGGGGGTATGAGTATCTGTGGCTGCCCGATTCTCTGACTTCGGAAATATATCAGGGAAAAATAACAACCTTAAAAAGCATTACTCTGGAAGTAACCGATTCGGTGGGTTGCAAAGGCAGTGATCAACTTATGGTTTATACGCTGGCACCTCCTGCACTAACGCTCAGCCCGCTGGAGACTTGCAGTGTCTCCGATACAATTGATCTTGCGCCTTTTGCCTCACCCGCAGGGGGCAATTGGGTCGGCCCCGGAGTTAGCAACAACATGCTTGAACTTGCTCATGCCACTTTCGGAGACTGGTTTTATTATTCCTACTCAGACACGAATGGTTGTAGCAGTACAGATTCCGTTCGGCTGGCCAAAGCCCCTGACCCTGTGGTTTCGGCAGGCCAGGATTTTTATGTTTGCGAAAATTCGGGAATGGTGATGCTTGGCGGAAGCCCGGTCCAGGGCGTCTGGTCGGGTCCGGGTGTGATCCGTTCAGGAGTACAATGGAATTTCAGCCCGGCTCAGGCCGGAGTGGGCATTTCCGAATTGGTCTACACAGTAACCGATTCTCTCTCCTGTATGGCTTCTGATACAATCCGGGTTACCGTGCATCAGCCAACATCCATTACTGTGCAAGCTGATTTTTCACGATGCTTAAATGAAGATACGGTGAAGCTGACAGGACAACCATCCGGTGGGGCCTGGACCGGAAAGGCTGTTAATTCAGGTATATTTTATCCGCAATTTGCAGGGGCTGGTATACATCCACTCCGGTATGTTTTTTCAGATTCCAATGGTTGCGTAAGCCGCGACACGCTTTGGGCAACAGTACACGCAGTACCGCAGGTAAATGCAGGCAATGGTTTATCCGCCTGCAAAGACGGCTGGCCTGTGCCGTTAAGCCCTCAACCTGCGGGCGGAACGTGGTCGGGCTCCTCTGTAGTGTCAGGAAATTTTTATCCTTCACTTTCAGGTCTGGGAAGCTTTTACCTTACCTATAGCTTCACAAATGCAGCGGGCTGTTCAAGCTCAGATAGCCTGCTGGCTACCGTCCATGACCTGCCGGAGGTGAATGCTTTGGCCGATACCGCTATATGCATTAACGAACCACCCCTTGCTCTTGCTGGTCAGCCGGCAGGTGGCACATGGACTGGGCCGGGCATCGTGGGCAATTGGTTTATGCCCTCAAATGCAGGTACCGGAAAACATCAGATTATCTATTCCTATACAGGTTTATGCGCAAACAGCGATACTTCGGAAATTGAGGTTTTGCCCCGTCCGCAAATTATGGCGACTGTTACTCCGGTTTCAACTTATAGCATGCAATTCAATCTCACTTCATCGGATTCGCTTGCTGGCATTCACTGGGATTTTGGCGATGGCCATGATACTGTCCAGCGAAACCCGCTGCACACCTATCCTACGGGTCAAGGCAATTATCTTGTAGTTGCGCGAGGCACCGGAGCCAATGGCTGCTGGAATACGGATACTTTACAAGTGATCATTGATCCGCTTTCCACCAATGAAATGCCGTGGATGCGCAATGTGCAAGTATTCCCGAATCCAGTAAGCGGTACCTTGACCGCTATACCCCAAAACGGAACATTGTTGCACACTGTCGAACTTCAAAATGCAATTGGAAAAAAAGTCCTGCAACTTGAATTAATTAATGATCACTTTACAGGCAATGTATCAGAATTGGCACCCGGAATTTATTTTTTGGAAATATTCAATTCAAATAAAGAAAGAGCTGTGGTGAAGGTTGTGGTGCAGTAA
- a CDS encoding DUF4160 domain-containing protein: MPTIKTKNGFRFFIYANDHPPASIYVEKDGETAKFYLAPIEIESSRRFNASELRKIRVFREEDFETF; encoded by the coding sequence ATGCCCACGATTAAGACTAAAAATGGTTTCAGGTTTTTCATTTACGCAAACGATCATCCTCCGGCATCTATTTATGTTGAAAAGGATGGCGAGACAGCAAAATTTTACCTGGCGCCCATTGAAATTGAAAGCTCAAGGCGTTTCAATGCATCAGAGCTTCGCAAAATTCGGGTTTTTAGAGAGGAGGATTTTGAAACATTTTAA
- a CDS encoding SUMF1/EgtB/PvdO family nonheme iron enzyme, with protein sequence MKLSVRILSTLVSLPLLMMSCTQAYQVNKPTKEEKKELREIASTMKKQNRSLTKEARAYFEGMRYIPAGSFVKGYQKGELTADKNDTTLILGITPAEQSVAAFYMSQHEVTNGEYRQFVHWVRDSIALTLLAQKDPSYYADADKKTLDWQRRKELWKGNPVHDEVLASMLRDDVPESKGRMLSYSEMRYSYTESGEAVSIVAYPDTLVWIKDWKKAVNEPMAHSYFGHEAYNDYPVIGVTWQQANAYCRWRSVQFRHAAAKGRDAGALREFRLPTEAEWEYAALAQIGQVPEQKSFKRIFPWDGVDTRDNSGRYRANFGNIVAQNGLTLKWYIEDGGLYPVAAKPQRSTFKTYRPNDYGLYNMAGNVAEWTSDIPSTETQLPEVVQHNSHVLYKNPQPRIVKGGSWADGPAYMLCASREAFSEDRPSSRIGFRVVMGVE encoded by the coding sequence ATGAAATTGTCCGTTAGAATTCTGTCAACCCTTGTCTCATTGCCCCTTTTGATGATGAGCTGCACGCAGGCATACCAGGTCAATAAACCCACAAAGGAGGAAAAGAAGGAACTGCGGGAAATTGCTTCCACCATGAAGAAGCAGAACAGGTCTTTAACCAAAGAAGCCCGTGCCTATTTTGAGGGTATGCGATATATCCCGGCCGGCAGCTTTGTAAAGGGTTATCAAAAAGGAGAGCTAACAGCAGATAAGAATGATACGACCCTGATTTTAGGAATCACGCCTGCAGAGCAAAGCGTTGCCGCCTTTTACATGAGCCAGCATGAAGTGACAAATGGAGAATATCGGCAGTTCGTGCATTGGGTTCGTGACTCAATTGCCCTTACGCTGCTGGCACAAAAGGATCCTTCCTATTATGCCGATGCGGATAAAAAGACTCTGGACTGGCAGCGCAGAAAAGAACTGTGGAAGGGAAATCCCGTACATGATGAAGTACTTGCTTCTATGTTGAGGGATGACGTTCCGGAGTCCAAAGGCAGAATGCTGAGCTATAGCGAAATGCGCTACAGTTATACCGAGAGCGGAGAAGCCGTGAGCATCGTAGCTTATCCTGATACCCTGGTGTGGATCAAGGATTGGAAAAAGGCCGTCAATGAACCAATGGCGCACAGCTACTTCGGGCATGAAGCGTATAATGATTATCCTGTGATTGGAGTGACATGGCAGCAGGCAAACGCCTATTGCCGCTGGAGAAGTGTTCAATTCCGGCATGCCGCGGCTAAAGGACGGGATGCCGGAGCACTCAGAGAATTCAGGTTGCCCACTGAGGCAGAGTGGGAATATGCAGCTTTGGCACAAATAGGTCAAGTCCCGGAACAGAAGTCCTTCAAACGCATTTTTCCCTGGGATGGTGTTGACACCCGCGACAATAGTGGCAGGTACAGGGCAAATTTCGGTAACATCGTGGCACAGAATGGCCTCACGCTGAAGTGGTACATCGAGGATGGGGGCCTTTATCCCGTTGCTGCTAAGCCACAGCGCAGCACCTTTAAAACTTACCGGCCCAATGATTATGGGCTCTATAATATGGCCGGCAACGTAGCCGAATGGACTTCCGATATTCCTTCCACCGAGACCCAACTACCTGAAGTCGTGCAGCATAATTCACACGTTCTATATAAGAACCCACAGCCCCGCATCGTCAAGGGCGGCTCCTGGGCAGATGGTCCGGCCTACATGCTCTGCGCCAGTCGCGAAGCTTTTTCGGAAGATCGCCCCAGCAGCAGGATCGGGTTTCGGGTCGTGATGGGGGTGGAGTAA
- a CDS encoding T9SS type A sorting domain-containing protein — protein MKYIWVFLLFFSLNANAQNTWFKLLPGWRANNNEVSGDTLITLCPGDVGFKLITNINYSDLNSGELLYTDTLDYAVISGDTLTSNEYRTPWLSYYDSQTHVLSLGFAYLDSINNGLKWQSSIFAANPFRKLPYMLNHDTFDTKILQYTKINDKFYAIVNWEQKFGSLGSTYSYKLLRLEENEDPILLKQQITNKICAGCHEVEFDRVKSDNQDKQNIFLLEYDQWDFAGGPQSWQADVTKMDTAGNTIWKCRPNNNDSVNTTLFQMVQKSDGNLICAWNNFYHPPHKHPTKDNPYVDVNDSATVWFAEIDYITGKVLWRKNIRKYLASRKPDTAPDRHQSVFIYDAQLVSNNSIVWVGRRLRVDWPAPVYWKYLPVIFKTGLSGNPIWYREYEMYPGDTGDKGMQVYSFTQTPDKGFILTGEYLNYGGQLTNGEFWQKAAILKLDSLGCLQPGCQLADGISETPRPQQLCRVFPNPASQQINIVFPENQPFNWEIRLTDAMGRSSAASPAGSFRHSIPTAHLPPGIYFIHLKNSKSNHYETHKIIISH, from the coding sequence GTGAAATATATATGGGTTTTCTTATTGTTCTTTAGCCTCAATGCAAATGCTCAAAACACTTGGTTTAAGTTGTTGCCTGGGTGGCGAGCCAATAATAATGAAGTATCAGGAGACACATTAATTACATTATGTCCAGGAGATGTTGGATTTAAGCTGATAACAAATATAAACTACTCTGATTTAAATAGTGGGGAACTATTATATACCGACACATTAGATTATGCCGTAATTTCAGGAGACACACTAACTAGTAATGAATACCGTACACCCTGGTTAAGTTATTACGATTCCCAAACCCATGTTTTAAGTTTAGGCTTCGCTTATCTGGATTCAATTAATAACGGGTTAAAGTGGCAATCTTCAATCTTTGCGGCTAATCCATTCAGGAAGCTCCCTTACATGTTAAACCATGATACATTCGACACTAAGATATTGCAGTATACGAAAATTAATGATAAATTTTATGCAATCGTAAATTGGGAGCAAAAATTTGGGAGTTTAGGCTCTACATATAGCTATAAATTATTACGATTAGAGGAAAATGAAGATCCAATACTATTAAAACAACAAATAACCAATAAAATATGTGCAGGATGCCATGAGGTAGAGTTTGACCGGGTGAAAAGTGACAATCAGGATAAACAAAATATTTTTTTGTTGGAATACGATCAGTGGGATTTTGCAGGAGGCCCCCAATCCTGGCAGGCGGACGTTACCAAAATGGATACTGCTGGCAATACCATCTGGAAGTGCCGGCCCAATAACAACGACAGTGTGAATACCACCCTTTTCCAAATGGTGCAAAAGTCGGATGGCAACCTGATATGTGCCTGGAATAATTTTTATCACCCACCCCATAAACATCCCACAAAAGATAACCCTTATGTGGATGTTAATGACAGTGCAACGGTATGGTTTGCAGAAATAGATTATATTACAGGGAAGGTGCTTTGGAGGAAAAATATCAGAAAATATTTAGCCTCACGTAAACCCGACACGGCCCCCGACAGGCACCAAAGCGTTTTCATTTATGACGCCCAGTTGGTTTCTAATAATAGTATTGTTTGGGTGGGTCGGAGATTAAGGGTGGATTGGCCTGCCCCTGTCTATTGGAAGTATTTGCCGGTTATCTTTAAAACGGGCCTTTCCGGCAATCCTATCTGGTATCGTGAGTATGAAATGTATCCCGGAGACACCGGGGACAAAGGCATGCAAGTCTACAGTTTTACCCAAACACCTGACAAGGGTTTTATTTTAACAGGTGAATACCTGAACTATGGAGGCCAGCTTACCAATGGCGAGTTCTGGCAAAAGGCGGCCATCCTGAAACTGGACAGCTTAGGCTGCCTGCAGCCCGGCTGCCAGCTTGCAGACGGCATTTCTGAAACACCCCGACCACAGCAGCTTTGCCGTGTGTTCCCCAATCCGGCCAGCCAGCAGATCAATATCGTCTTCCCGGAAAACCAGCCATTTAATTGGGAAATACGGCTCACGGATGCAATGGGCCGATCGTCAGCAGCATCGCCAGCAGGTAGCTTCCGCCATTCCATTCCTACCGCCCATCTTCCCCCGGGAATTTATTTTATACACCTTAAAAACTCAAAATCCAATCATTATGAAACGCATAAGATTATTATTAGCCATTAG
- the recJ gene encoding single-stranded-DNA-specific exonuclease RecJ, whose protein sequence is MLLKKKWIPKTEPDKLLVEKLSRELGIKPLLSTLIAHRNLLSFEEARQYFTPDYSALHNPFLMKGMERAVERIADAIQGNHPIMVYGDYDVDGTTSVALVYTFLSQFSEKITYYIPDRQKEGYGISTQGIDYANDNGIGLIIALDCGIKSVEKVDYAKSLGIDFIICDHHTPGEELPGAVAILNPKQEDCPYPYKELSGCGIGFKLVQALSEKQLPDDQIHRYLDLVVTSIASDIVPLTGENRLLAHFGLEILNHSPRPGLEALLEISGTLPPLSIGDIVFRIGPRINAVGRMAHANEAVRLLCSQDIDEALAIARIVDDKNTLRQSYDASITEEAIEVIECSTDLMQRKSTVLFNPAWHKGVIGIVASRLIEHFYRPTVLLTESNGMAVGSARSVRGFDLYTAISGCSDLLEQFGGHRAAAGMTLKKERIEEFRDRFEEVVTKQITGEQLVPVIEFDAEVKTKDLTHRLLKTLHRFGPFGPENMRPVFVARQVKNRYPPKLVGDKHLKLCIDTGGGRHLSAIGFKMGILLDEITTAPHYDICFTLERNEWNGKVSLQLNLKDVQVGVE, encoded by the coding sequence GTGCTCCTTAAAAAGAAATGGATACCTAAAACGGAACCCGATAAACTGCTGGTGGAGAAACTCAGCAGGGAGTTGGGTATAAAGCCGTTGTTATCAACCCTCATCGCGCACCGCAACCTGCTAAGTTTTGAGGAGGCTCGGCAATATTTTACGCCAGATTACAGTGCACTCCACAATCCTTTTCTGATGAAGGGCATGGAGCGGGCCGTGGAGCGGATCGCAGACGCCATTCAAGGCAATCATCCAATAATGGTATATGGCGATTATGATGTGGACGGCACAACCTCGGTGGCCCTGGTCTACACTTTTCTTTCGCAATTTTCTGAGAAAATTACCTATTACATACCGGACCGGCAAAAGGAAGGTTACGGCATTTCCACGCAAGGGATTGATTATGCAAACGACAATGGCATCGGGTTGATCATTGCCTTGGATTGTGGAATAAAGTCAGTAGAAAAAGTTGATTACGCAAAAAGCCTGGGCATTGACTTTATAATATGCGACCATCATACCCCGGGCGAGGAACTGCCAGGTGCCGTGGCGATACTCAATCCCAAGCAGGAGGATTGCCCTTATCCCTACAAAGAGCTTAGCGGGTGCGGCATTGGTTTCAAGCTGGTGCAGGCGCTCTCAGAAAAGCAGTTGCCTGACGACCAGATACACCGCTACCTGGACCTGGTGGTGACGAGCATCGCCTCTGATATTGTTCCCCTCACAGGCGAAAACCGCCTTCTGGCCCATTTCGGCCTTGAGATACTGAACCATAGCCCACGCCCCGGTTTGGAGGCACTGCTCGAGATAAGCGGCACATTGCCTCCGCTTAGCATTGGCGATATCGTCTTCAGGATTGGGCCGCGCATAAATGCCGTGGGAAGAATGGCCCACGCCAATGAAGCCGTGCGGTTGCTCTGTTCGCAAGATATTGATGAGGCGTTGGCCATTGCGAGAATAGTGGACGACAAGAATACCCTCCGCCAGAGCTACGATGCATCCATCACGGAGGAGGCCATTGAGGTGATAGAATGCAGCACAGATTTGATGCAGCGAAAGTCCACCGTGCTGTTTAACCCTGCCTGGCACAAAGGAGTAATTGGTATCGTTGCTTCACGGCTCATTGAGCACTTCTACCGGCCTACGGTGCTGCTCACCGAATCGAATGGAATGGCAGTAGGCTCCGCACGGAGTGTTCGCGGTTTCGACCTTTACACAGCAATTTCGGGTTGCAGCGACTTGCTGGAGCAGTTTGGCGGACACCGCGCAGCCGCAGGCATGACGCTAAAGAAGGAACGGATTGAGGAGTTCCGCGATCGTTTTGAAGAGGTGGTCACGAAGCAGATCACCGGGGAACAACTGGTTCCTGTAATAGAATTTGATGCGGAAGTAAAAACAAAGGATTTAACGCATCGGTTGCTTAAAACGCTGCACAGGTTCGGCCCGTTTGGCCCCGAAAACATGCGCCCCGTATTTGTGGCCCGCCAGGTAAAAAACCGCTACCCGCCAAAGCTGGTGGGCGACAAACACCTGAAGCTTTGTATTGATACGGGCGGGGGCCGCCACCTCAGCGCCATCGGTTTTAAGATGGGAATTCTGCTCGATGAAATCACCACCGCGCCCCACTACGACATTTGTTTTACGCTGGAAAGAAATGAGTGGAACGGAAAGGTGTCGCTGCAATTGAACCTGAAGGATGTGCAGGTGGGGGTGGAATGA